In Capsicum annuum cultivar UCD-10X-F1 chromosome 11, UCD10Xv1.1, whole genome shotgun sequence, one genomic interval encodes:
- the LOC107846745 gene encoding zinc finger MYM-type protein 1-like has protein sequence MNESETSTRRGNFLDLVNWYADRKEDVKKVVLENAPQNDIMICPNSQKDIVNSCAKETLKAIVEDLNGDYFGILVDESKDSLKDAICSLLLEHNLSSSHIWGQDYDGASNMQGEFNGLKTLIMKDNPSAYSVHCFSHQLQLTLVVVAKKHHEHKEMLRDDQIEKLEELFMLGEVHTGNELNQELGLHRARDTHWSSHFKTVYNFIKLFSLIIHVLEVVSKKGSNYKEKSLAKSLVEDIRSYEFMYTPHSMLKVLAITHDFIMALQRKDQDIVTAMNLVGFTKRQLQSMRDSKWDSLVKDVSLFCAKHDIVILKMNKNYSLGKSKRKISSIIYSHHFHVKIFNVVIDLQLGELNSHFDEVNTDLLLDMASFNPDNPFVNYDKNRIIKLATYYPDEFSASMLEDLNFELDNYIDYVRQGNNDFSKLKRLGDLSETLVKTNLHKTWKLVYLLVKLSLILSVAIAMVERAFSSMKYIKNDLRSRIGDEFLNDCLVCYIEDEVFETVHNEAIIDHFQNMTSRQYNYNDNVFKYVVFNGLFL, from the exons ATGAATGAGAGTGAAACTTCTACAAGAAGAGGAAACTTTTTAGATCTCGTAAATTGGTACGCGGATAGGAAGGAAGATGTGAAAAAAGTTGTGTTAGAAAATGCTCCACAAAATGATATCATGATTTGTCCAAATAGTCAAAAAGACATTGTGAATTCTTGTGCTAAAGAAACATTGAAAGCAATTGTTGAAGACTTAAATGGAGATTACTTTGGAATATTAGTTGATGAGTCTAAAGAT TCACTGAAAGATGCTATATGTTCTTTGCTTTTAGAGCATAATTTGAGTTCTTCTCATATTTGGGGACAAGATTATGATGGAGCTAGTAATATGCAGGGAGAATTCAATGGTCTTAAAACTTTGATTATGAAAGATAATCCTTCGGCATATAGTGTACATTGTTTTTCTCATCAGTTACAATTGACTCTTGTTGTTGTTGCAAAGAAGCATCATGAG CACAAGGAGATGCTTAGAGATGATCaaatagaaaaattagaagagTTATTTATGCTCGGTGAAGTTCATACAGGAAATGAATTGAATCAAGAACTTGGACTTCACAGGGCAAGAGATACTCATTGGAGTTCTCATTTTAAAACAGtatataactttattaaattattctCTTTAATTATTCATGTACTAGAAGTTGTTTCTAAGAAGGGTTCAAATTACAAAGAAAAATCATTGGCAAAGAGTTTAGTGGAAGACATAAGATCTTATGAGTTTATGTATACGCCGCATTCGATGTTAAAAGTGTTGGCAATTACACACGATTTTATTATGGCTTTGCAAAGAAAAGATCAAGATATCGTTACTGCTATGAACCTTGTTGGTTTCACAAAGAGGCAGCTGCAATCTATGAGAGATTCTAAATGGGATTCTTTGGTAAAGGATGTTTCTTTATTTTGTGCCAaacatgatattgtgattctcAAAATGAATAAGAATTATTCTCTTGGAAAGTCAAAGCGTAAGATTTCAAGTATCATATATTCTCAtcattttcatgttaaaatttttAATGTTGTAATTGATTTGCAACTTGGTGAGCTTAACAGTCATTTTGATGAAGTGAATACTGATCTACTTCTTGATATGGCTAGTTTCAATCCAGATAACCCTTTtgtaaattatgataaaaataggATTATAAAACTTGCTACCTATTATCCAGATGAGTTTAGTGCTTCCATGCTTGAGGATCTTAATTTTGAGCTTGACAATTATATTGACTATGTGCGACAAGGGAATAATGATTTCTCTAAGTTGAAAAGACTTGGGGATCTTTCAGAGACATTGGTGAAAACTAATTTGCACAAGACTTGGAAACTTGTTTATTTGCTTGTAAAGTTGAGTTTGATATTATCTGTGGCGATTGCAATGGTGGAAAGAGCTTTCTCTTCGATGAAATATATTAAGAATGACCTGCGTAGCAGAATTGGTGATGaatttttgaatgattgtttAGTATGTTATATAGAAGATGAGGTATTTGAAACTGTACATAATGAAGCGATCATTGATCATTTTCAAAACATGACAAGCCGTCAGTACAATTATAATGATAATGTTTTTAAATATGTTGTGTTTAACGGGTTGTTTCTTTAA